A single Strix aluco isolate bStrAlu1 chromosome 20, bStrAlu1.hap1, whole genome shotgun sequence DNA region contains:
- the CAMSAP1 gene encoding calmodulin-regulated spectrin-associated protein 1 isoform X2: protein MVDVDVCASGDSTRRKMDALTDSAVEIVPLELYDSARAKIAANLQWICAKAYGIDNVPEELKDPFYIDQYEQEHIKPPVIKLLLSSELYCRVCSLILKGDQVAALQGHQSVIQALSRKGIYVMESDDTPVSESDLGCAPIKMSSHMAMIDALMMAYTVEMISIEKVVASVKRFSTFSASKELPYDLEDAMVFWINKVNLKMREITEKEIKLKQQLMESPGHQKVRYRRDHLSSRQLPYFPLLEDLMKDGSDGAALLAVIHYYCPEQMKLDDICLKEVTSIADSLYNIQLLREFSNEYLNKCFYLTLEDMLYAPLVLKPNVMVFIAELFWWFENVKPDFVQPRDIQEIKDVKTVLQQKSSRPPVPISNATKRSFMASPASTSPADLQPSAQTGPEACNRYYLHPEEPDYLGKGGSPAFSPSHPLLPLRQKQQKSLQGEDSPGHRHRSNSLTRVDGQPRGSVLAWPERKPRPLSQPTPFALHHSASSDVDPGSGDSISLARSISKDSLASNIVNVTPKNQPHPPSVKTNGKSLLNNVEIEDEDEELIAIIRSEERPNRGDLELQNASTRVPSIVATAWSPKTNSEASESKPDSFYLEPLMPAVLKPAKEKQIINKEDECGEGKQRSFITKRLNEGHLPLIRKKTNSTHNEHDLNRTFTPISSSDFTPVADPSTADSVALVEAGLEASRPLASSSLDPSTQELSTGGFFLHAAKSDDDIASKVSVSYVKSLNSHTPDTTWTMVRQDSDSDLLDIEDTEQDLVVIDDHPIVTKYIGEEESAKLQEDMKVKEHEDKDDASGRSSPCLSTISQVSSVSMTSGSVRMTNFAERKLQRLNSYETKSSTSSSQKTTPDGSESCPAPLTTWKQKREQSPNRQNKDNVNLLASELVQLHMQLEEKRRAIEAQKKKMEALSARQRLKLGKAAFLHVVKKGKSPDAPQPLKPEHFAKDYSRHNGEDLDEVSLGSKSEEFLVKEEEREEMLNDSQEVTKVKMQESLAFAEQHKPKDSAALHDLEKSKIISVALLEDNVTEVDINECDLSIEKLNETISTLQQAILKISQQQELLMKSPSVPSPGTRSNSQDQKVKPSIHFVEPLSPTGMNSLRKPPRFGQGRSPRSGRPSDLKVVKDRQQNSARVKTPTQSLETLPHLRPFPSNSLSKTPPEIGLEGSPDHGSASQEKCFFDTYRLHDESNQRALVLSTSKDANIISEMSKEVNNSFKETGLNSSDGSGKENVPVDEPLRSKANLIEVDLSDLKAPDEGELENQDSSTDIISEGDQKSGVGFFFKDEQKAEDELAKKRAAFLLKQQRKAEEARIRKQQLEAEVEQKRDEARRKAEEDRIRKEEEKARRELIKQEYLRKKQQQILEEQGLGKPKSKPKKPRPKSVHREESYSDSGTKCSSTPDNLSSAQSGSSLSLASAATTEPESVHSGGTPSQRVESMESLPILSRNPSRNTERDWENASTASSIASVAEYTGPKLFKEPSSKSNKPIIHNAISHCCLAGKVNEPHKNSILEELEKCDANHYIILFRDAGCQFRALYCYYPDTEEIYKLTGTGPKSITKKMIDKLYKYSSDRKQFNVIPAKTMSVSVDALTIHNHLWQAKRPAVPKKTQTRK, encoded by the exons ATAACGTCCCAGAGGAGCTGAAGGACCCATTTTACATAGATCAGTATGAGCAAGAACATATCAAACCACCCGTCATCAAGCTGCTGCTGTCCAGCGAGCTGTACTGCCGCGTCTGTAGCCTCATTCTGAAGGGGGATCAGgtggctgctctgcagggacaccAGTCAGTGATCCAGGCTCTGTCTCGAAAAGGGATTTACGTCATGGAGAGTGATGATACACCTGTGTCTGAATCTGATTTGGGCTGTGCACCAATCAAAATG agTTCTCATATGGCAATGATTGATGCTCTTATGATGGCCTACACTGTAGAAATGATCAGCATTGAGAAGGTGGTCGCTAGTGTCAAGCGTTTCTCTACATTCAGTGCCTCGAAAGAACTGCCCTATGATTTAGAGGATGCAATGGTTTTCTGGATTAACAAG GTGAACCTTAAAATGAGAGAGATAACAGAGAAAGAGATTAAATTGAAACAGCAACTAATGGAAAGTCCGGGACACCAAAAG gTGCGTTACCGAAGAGACCATCTTTCAAGCAGGCAATTACCTTACTTTCCTTTGCTTGAAGATCTGATGAAGGATGGTAGCGATGGTGCTGCTCTTCTAGCTGTGATACACTATTATTGTCCAGAGCAAATGAAACTAGATG ATATTTGTTTGAAGGAGGTAACATCGATTGCAGACAGCCTCTATAATATTCAACTTTTGAGAGAATTCTCAAATGAATATCTAAACAAATGCTTTTACCTCACATTGGAGGACATGCTATATGCTCCTTTGGTTTTAAAG cCTAATGTCATGGTATTCATAGCGGAACTCTTCTGGTGGTTTGAGAATGTGAAACCGGATTTTGTACAACCAAGAGATATTCAGGAAATAAAAGATG TTAAAACAGTGTTGCAGCAGAAGAGCAGTCGTCCACCTGTTCCTATTTCCAATGCCACTAAGCGAAGTTTCATGGCCAGCCCTGCTAGTACCAGTCCAGCAGACTTGCAGCCCTCAGCTCAGACAGGCCCGGAAGCTTGCAATAGATACTACCTGCACCCTGAGGAGCCTGACTATCT TGGCAAAGGAGGAAGCCCTGCCTTTAGCCCTTCCCACCCACTGCTCCCTCTGagacaaaagcagcagaaatcttTACAGGGAGAAGACAGCCCTG gtcatCGGCATCGTTCTAATTCTCTGACCCGTGTTGACGGGCAGCCACGAGGTTCAGTTCTTGCATGGCCAGAGAGGAAACCCAG GCCTCTGTCTCAGCCAACACCGTTTGCTCTTCATCATTCTGCCAGTAGTGATGTGGACCCTGGGTCTGGTGATAGCATTAGTCTGGCTAGATCAATCAGCAAAGACAGTCTTGCTTCAAACATTGTTAATGTAACTCCAAAAAATCAGCCCCATCCTCCATCAGTGAAAACTAACGGGAAGAGCTTGCTGAACAACGTTGAAATCGAGGATGAAGATGAAGAGCTAATTGCAATAATCAGATCTGAAGAAAGGCCAAACCGTGGTGATCTCGAATTGCAGAATGCATCAACCAGGGTGCCCAGCATAGTTGCAACTGCATGGTCTCCAAAAACAAATAGCGAGGCTTCCGAAAGCAAACCAGACAGTTTTTACTTGGAGCCTTTAATGCCTGCTGTTCTAAAAccagcaaaggaaaaacagataaTCAATAAAGAGGATGAATGTGGGGAGGGGAAGCAAAGAAGTTTTATAACAAAGAGATTAAATGAAGGACACTTGCCTTTGATCCGCAAGAAAACAAATAGCACTCATAATGAGCATGACCTCAATAGGACTTTTACTCCAATTTCTAGTTCTGATTTCACTCCAGTTGCAGACCCTAGTACTGCGGATTCGGTGGCACTGGTGGAGGCAGGTTTAGAAGCTTCCAGACCTTTGGCTAGTAGCAGTTTAGATCCTTCCACTCAGGAGCTCTCCACTGGAGGATTTTTTCTTCATGCTGCTAAATCTGATGATGACATAGCAAGTAAGGTCAGTGTAAGTTATGTGAAAAGTCTCAATTCGCATACGCCGGATACTACATGGACTATGGTGAGGCAGGACTCTGATTCAGATCTCTTGGACATAGAAGACACTGAACAAGATTTGGTAGTCATAGATGATCATCCTATAGTCACTAAATACATTGGCGAGGAGGAATCTGCAAAATTGCAAGAAGATATGAAGGTAAAAGAACATGAAGATAAGGATGATGCTAGCGGACGTTCCAGCCCGTGTTTGAGTACAATTTCTCAAGTTAGCAGCGTGTCGATGACCAGTGGGAGTGTCCGAATGACCAATTTTGCAGAACGAAAGCTTCAGAGACTTAATAGCTATGAAACAAAGTCCAGCACAAGTAGTTCACAAAAGACCACACCAGATGGATCAGAGAGCTGCCCAGCACCACTGACCACATGGAAACAAAAGCGAGAACAGAGCCCCAACAGACAAAATAAGGATAACGTTAATCTTTTAGCTTCTGAATTGGTGCAGCTTCATATGCAGTTGGAAGAGAAACGAAGGGCAATAGAAGCTCAGAAGAAGAAGATGGAAGCCTTATCAGCAAGGCAGCGACTAAAATTGGGCAAGGCAGCTTTCTTGCATGTTGTTAAAAAAGGGAAATCTCCTGATGCTCCACAACCTCTTAAACCAGAACATTTTGCAAAAGATTATTCTCGGCACAATGGTGAGGACTTAGATGAGGTTTCTTTGGGTTCCAAATCTGAGGAGTTTCTtgtgaaagaggaggagagagaagaaatgctTAATGATTCTCAAGAGgtaacaaaagtaaaaatgcaaGAAAGCCTAGCTTTTGCTGAGCAACATAAACCAAAAGACTCTGCTGCTTTACATGatttggaaaaaagtaaaattatttctgttgccCTCCTAGAAGACAATGTTACTGAAGTGGATATAAATGAATGTGATCTTTCTATCGAAAAGCTAAATGAAACAATCAGTACACTTCAGCAGGCTATATTAAAGATTTCTCAGCAACAGGAACTACTTATGAAATCTCCATCAGTGCCATCACCAGGAACCAGAAGTAACTCTCAGGACCAAAAGGTAAAACCATCAATTCATTTTGTTGAGCCCCTGTCTCCAACTGGAATGAACAGTCTTCGTAAACCACCTCGATTTGGTCAAGGAAGGAGTCCTCGATCAGGGAGACCATCTGATCTGAAAGTCGTTAAAGACAGACAACAAAATTCAGCACGTGTTAAAACCCCGACACAAAGTCTAGAAACCTTACCGCATTTAAGGCCATTTCCATCCAATAGCTTGTCAAAGACACCACCAGAAATTGGCTTGGAAGGTAGTCCTGATCATGGAAGTGCTTCTCAAGAAAAGTGCTTCTTTGATACCTATAGACTTCATGATGAAAGCAATCAACGGGCCCTTGTTCTCTCCACCTCCAAAGATGcaaatattatttcagaaatgagcaAAGAGGTGAACAACAGCTTCAAGGAAACAGGGTTGAATTCTTCTGATggctcaggaaaagaaaatgtcccAGTGGATGAGCCACTGAGAAGCAAGGCTAATCTCATTGAAGTAGACTTGTCTGACTTAAAAGCTCCAGATGAAGGAGAACTTGAAAACCAGGATAGCTCTACGGATATAATTAGTGAAGGTGATCAGAagtctggtgtgggttttttcttcaag GatgaacagaaagcagaagatgagCTCGCAAAAAAACGTGCAGCGTTCCTTCTGAAACAGCAGCGCAAAGCTGAGGAGGCTCGGATTCGGAAACAGCAGTTGGAGGCTGAAGTTGAACAAAAAAGAGATGAAGCTCG tcGCAAAGCTGAGGAGGACCGAATAcggaaagaagaagagaaggctcgaaGAGAACTTATCAAGCAAGAATATCtaaggaaaaaacagcagcaaatttTGGAGGAGCAAGGTCTTGGAAAGCCCAAATCAAAGCCCAAAAAACCCAGGCCAAAGTCAGTCCATCGTGAAGAATCTTACAGTGATTCAGGGACAAAGTGTTCTTCCACAC CTGATAATTTGAGCAGTGCTCAGTCTGGTTCCAGTCTTTCTTTGGCCTCAGCAGCAACAACCGAACCTGAAAGCGTACACTCTGGCGGCACGCCGTCTCAGAG agTTGAGTCAATGGAGTCCTTACCAATACTGAGCAGAAATCCtagcagaaacacagaaagagactgggagaacgCTTCAACAGCATCTTCTATTGCTTCAGTGGCAGAATACACAG GTCCAAAACTATTTAAGGAACCCAGCAGCAAATCAAACAAACCTATTATTCACAATGCTATATCTCATTGCTGTCTTGCTGGAAAAGTGAATGAACCACATAAGAATTCAATATTAGAG gAACTAGAAAAATGTGATGCCAACCACTACATCATTTTGTTCCGGGATGCTGGCTGCCAGTTTAGAGCACTTTATTGCTACTATCCTGACACTGAAGAAATCTACAAGCTGACTGGAACAGGGCCAAAGAGCATCACCAAGAAAATGATTGACAAACTTTATAAGTACAGTTCGGACAGAAAACAGTTTAATGTGATTCCAGCCAAAACCATGTCTGTCAGTGTGGATGCTCTTACTATCCATAACCACTTGTGGCAAGCCAAGCGACCTGCAGTGCCAAAGAAGACTCAGACTCGTAAATGA